A window from Sinorhizobium fredii encodes these proteins:
- a CDS encoding Isoquinoline 1-oxidoreductase subunit produces the protein MIKRISAFGLVAVLAATGIVAGMGSLQSYAETSDGGALKSVSDFDAIADTSARSKAIFEEASRVMTHPRCINCHPATRSPTQGEDMHPHVPLINASESSLGPAGLVCSTCHGAENRPVVGSRMKSIPGNAHWSLAPASMAWQGLTVGEICRQVKDTSRNGNRSLADLIRHMGEDHLVGWAWHPGEGRSAPPGSQETFATLIAAWVSTGAECPD, from the coding sequence ATGATCAAGCGGATTTCCGCCTTCGGGCTCGTCGCCGTTCTCGCGGCGACCGGTATCGTTGCCGGTATGGGATCACTGCAGAGTTATGCTGAAACATCGGATGGTGGAGCCCTCAAGTCCGTTTCCGACTTTGACGCGATTGCGGACACCAGCGCGCGCTCGAAGGCCATCTTCGAGGAGGCAAGCCGTGTCATGACGCATCCGCGCTGCATCAACTGCCATCCGGCGACGCGCAGCCCGACGCAGGGTGAAGACATGCACCCGCATGTGCCGCTGATAAATGCCAGCGAAAGCTCGCTGGGTCCGGCGGGACTTGTCTGCAGCACCTGCCACGGTGCCGAGAATCGTCCGGTGGTCGGCAGCCGCATGAAATCAATTCCGGGGAACGCGCACTGGTCATTGGCGCCGGCCAGCATGGCGTGGCAAGGGCTGACGGTGGGTGAGATCTGCCGGCAGGTGAAAGACACGAGCCGGAACGGCAATCGTTCCCTTGCCGATCTCATACGCCACATGGGCGAAGACCATCTGGTCGGCTGGGCCTGGCACCCTGGCGAAGGTCGCAGTGCTCCTCCCGGTTCGCAGGAGACGTTTGCCACATTGATCGCTGCCTGGGTCAGCACCGGTGCCGAATGTCCCGATTGA
- a CDS encoding oxidoreductase, producing the protein MKVWFITGASRGFGALITKEALAAGDAVVATARNPKAITEKIGEHRNLLAVALDVTNEDQAKEAAALAVERFGRIDVLANNAGYGLLGAVEEATASEIEALYATNVFGVLKVTRAVLPHMRRQRSGHILNFSSIGGYFGYPGWGVYGSTKFAVEGLSESLAAEVAPFGIKVTIIEPGFFRTDFLHDRSLAISPASIPDYVGTPAGDMRHFAAAANHAQPGDPAKLAKGILTLANAVNPPLRMPFGSDTVAKIEEQNASVAEELAKWRELAVSTDFDV; encoded by the coding sequence ATGAAAGTCTGGTTCATCACCGGCGCGTCCCGCGGTTTCGGAGCGCTGATCACAAAGGAAGCCCTGGCCGCTGGAGACGCCGTTGTCGCCACAGCACGCAACCCCAAGGCCATCACGGAAAAGATCGGCGAACACCGGAACCTGTTGGCGGTCGCCCTCGACGTCACCAACGAAGACCAGGCAAAGGAGGCAGCAGCACTCGCCGTAGAGCGGTTCGGCCGCATCGACGTGCTCGCCAACAACGCAGGCTACGGCCTGTTGGGCGCAGTCGAGGAAGCAACGGCAAGCGAGATCGAGGCCCTCTATGCCACCAATGTCTTCGGGGTCTTGAAGGTTACGCGCGCCGTGCTGCCGCACATGCGCCGCCAGCGCTCGGGCCACATCCTGAACTTCTCGTCGATCGGCGGCTACTTTGGCTATCCGGGCTGGGGCGTCTATGGGTCGACGAAGTTCGCGGTCGAAGGCCTGTCGGAGTCGTTGGCAGCGGAGGTCGCCCCCTTCGGCATCAAGGTGACGATCATCGAGCCCGGCTTTTTCCGCACGGACTTCCTGCACGACAGGTCGCTGGCGATCAGCCCGGCTTCCATCCCGGACTATGTCGGAACCCCGGCCGGTGACATGCGCCATTTCGCGGCCGCTGCCAACCACGCCCAGCCCGGTGACCCTGCAAAGCTGGCCAAAGGCATCCTGACCCTCGCCAATGCGGTCAATCCTCCTTTGCGCATGCCATTTGGCAGTGACACGGTGGCAAAGATCGAAGAACAGAATGCAAGCGTTGCCGAGGAGCTGGCGAAATGGAGAGAGCTTGCTGTCTCTACGGACTTCGACGTGTGA
- a CDS encoding LysR family transcriptional regulator — protein MRATELSELSAFAAVARHKSFRRAGEERGVTASAISHAVLNLEERIGVRLLNRTTRSVSLTEAGALLQSHLDPAFGEITSALDALNRFRHTPFGRVKLNVPNSIAPFVIGWIIGPLLEKNPNLELEISATDRLVDIVQEGFDAGIRFGERVTEGMIAVRIKPRLRLVVVGSPSYFERRPVPLTPHDLKRHLCIQNMFPSGSRYPWEFERDGQAITFQPTGPLSLDDHELMTQAALGGVALAYVWENRVEKFIASGELIRVLDDWCQPEEPLYLYYPSRRHMSAGFRALVDAIKA, from the coding sequence ATGCGTGCGACCGAGTTGTCCGAGCTATCGGCTTTCGCAGCCGTTGCCCGCCACAAGAGCTTTCGCAGGGCGGGGGAGGAGCGGGGCGTGACCGCGTCGGCCATCAGTCATGCCGTTCTCAACCTCGAGGAGCGGATCGGCGTTCGCCTTCTCAATCGTACCACGCGTAGCGTCTCGCTCACCGAAGCGGGCGCCCTGCTGCAGTCGCACCTCGATCCGGCCTTCGGTGAGATCACGTCGGCGCTCGACGCGCTGAACCGCTTTCGCCATACGCCCTTCGGCAGAGTGAAGCTGAACGTCCCGAACTCGATCGCCCCCTTCGTCATCGGCTGGATCATCGGCCCGCTACTGGAGAAGAACCCGAATCTCGAGCTCGAGATCAGCGCGACCGACAGACTCGTCGACATTGTGCAGGAAGGATTCGACGCCGGCATTCGCTTCGGCGAGCGCGTGACGGAGGGAATGATCGCCGTGCGTATCAAGCCGAGACTGCGGCTCGTGGTCGTCGGCTCGCCGAGCTATTTCGAGCGGCGGCCGGTTCCGCTGACGCCGCACGACCTCAAGCGTCACCTCTGCATCCAGAACATGTTTCCATCGGGGTCGCGTTATCCATGGGAATTCGAGAGGGACGGGCAAGCAATCACCTTCCAGCCGACCGGGCCGCTGTCGCTCGACGATCACGAGCTCATGACCCAGGCCGCGCTCGGCGGCGTCGCTCTCGCCTATGTCTGGGAAAACCGGGTCGAGAAGTTCATTGCCTCCGGTGAATTGATCCGGGTGCTGGACGACTGGTGCCAGCCGGAAGAGCCGCTATATCTCTACTATCCGAGCCGGCGGCATATGTCCGCCGGCTTTCGCGCCCTTGTGGACGCAATCAAGGCATGA